tgttggagccttaacacgccaaatattcttccaaggaaaataagGGCCATCTTCCTTAATGAGCTCAtcgtagaaggatctcacctcaaataaaccttttttggagggattccacactaatctgTCACTCTCTCCTTGACGAGTCGAAGTGGAATATaatcgatcgaagaaagaaaggaccatgtccatctcccaatcctggatttgtctcgtaaaaagaacattccactgaattacaccattatgaaccaccaaattatccgccaccaacgcgtctttgttccttactatagaaaaaagagttggaaagcattgcttcaaggaaccatccccacaccaccaatctttccaaaagctaatatttgatccactccccacttcaaaacgaacgaAGTTGCGGAatttctcccaccccctccttatatgtttccatacacccactccgAAAGAACCCGAaacctctttcgagcaccacccaccctctAGACTCTggaatttggcatcaatcaccaaccgccataaagcctctctctccctaccatatctccacaaccatttacccaggagcgctcgattgaactggatgagaTTGTGAACTCCTAACCCACCTGCATACAAAGGCGTACagatcttgttccaattcactaaatgaaattttttctcgCCACCAAAGGCGTCCACAAATCATTACAATCAGAAGCATCAAGCTGcaaacctaaaaagaaaatagtcaAATATATCATGTTTTTGAATTCAAGACAAAAAATTGTACATTAAAACCAAGTGAGACCGATTTCCAAAGGCTAATAATCACTAATGGCATAGAGCATAAACCACTCACATAATATCTTTTCAACTCTTAGATAACAATAACATCACTAACAACTCTTTCCGCTCACTTGTCAAAATCTCTTGCCTAGAAGAAACTAGTGAATGTGAATATATAAAGTATAGAAACCATCCTATATATACTTTCACTCCAAATTCTTGTTAATATCATACAAAACAATAGGTGGATAACTACGTTCTGAAAAAATTTACTCAAAGCAAGTAGTAAACCAGGTTCTTTTTTAAcctaaattttgtcaaacaataGTTAAATTACTGGCAATCATTTCCACTCTCCAATCCCGAATCTTTCCAAAAAATTgaatgcaaaatgcatttgaaattataacataaaaatatctcGGTGACAAATCCTTCCTGGCGTCGTAGAAACAATAGGTGATATTTgcgtttaaaaagaaaatctttcaAACAATGGTGTAAAGAAAAGTGTAATAAATATCTCTGCCATGTTACCTATAAAAGGAATACTTCCATTAATCAGGTCACAAAACACCCAATATTTATCCAAGTCTAGAGACTCCTCCAACtaatattttgtttgaaaacataaaatggaGCTATGGCTTAAAAAAAGGTAaacaatcatacaaatcttagttTAATAACgtatcaaaagcaaaaaaataaaaataaagagattgtaCAAAGTTCCAGGGAACAAAAGGCCCGTTGCAGgtcaacaatcaaataaaaatgtgCTTGATATAGAAGATAACTTACATCCATCTCAAGTTCAACCAATGATGGAGCCGCCTCCAAAAAAGCAGAGGTCAGGTCCAGCAAGATTTTTCTAAATCTTACACCTAATAGCTTCAATTGCTTGAGTCTAGTAAATGTGGTTAAGGGCTTAGGTATTAAATCAACCTGAAATACAATGGAAAGAAATGATTAACTAAAGACATGATGTTAAAAAATGATGACAAAAAGTTCAACTAAAATTTTTGCTGTGGCAATACCTGGACAAATGGAGTGGACACTAATAAAGTTTCAACTAGAGGAAAGTCTTTTGCAAGTGTGCTAAGGACATATGTTATTTGAGTTCTAGGATCAGGCTGCAAAGTTCTACGATCAGACTGCAAAGTTCTACGATTAGACTGCAAAGTCACACATAGTCTAACAGGTTCTGCAATGTTCTTTAACAAGACCTGCCCAAACATCTTTGCGTCATACTCAATTGATGCAATACCTATGGCATCATGAATTTCAACTCTTTCTAAAGGCTCGCAACGAAATATCCTCAAGTGCCTCAGCCTGAGAAACCGACATCCACTAGATAATTTTAAACGAAATGGACAACGGCATTCGCTTATACTAAACCATTCTAAAGATGGGCAACTAGACAAAATGTTATCCACATCCTCTTGATTTAAACTTGTCTTTTTCAATGCGAGGGATGAAAGGGAGTTCAAGCCATTGTAATTTTCTGGAATACTCAGGCTgcaaaaattcaaagacaaatgTTTTATCTTTGGCCGTTTCCCTGCTAGAGCAAATAGCCAATATGGAAATTTATAGAGCTCATGATACAAGTCTGACAAATGATCGTCTAACAGGTTGATGTCAAGCTTTTGAACTTGCATATCAATTGCAAATTGAATCCATCGATCAACGTCGCAACCATGATCACTACCCAACGGATACTCAACCTTGAAGGAATCTACGTTTTTGCCGACATAGAGTTCTAGAATATGATTGGCCCATCTAACAAATCTTCCCTTTTGCTTCTGTTTCCACAGAGTAGGCTGCCTTTTGAAATGGTCCGAGTATAAAAAATGTCCAAGCATGTTTTTGGCATCTAGGTCAAGATTAGAAGAGGTCCTCCAAATGTATCTCCATCTTTTTGAAAGGATACTAGTAGTGGCAGCCTCCCTCAATGAGTTTAATGATATTATAGAAGAAAGAATATCCACCGGCAATCTACCAGTCAGATCGGCCTCTGGGTCATTGTCAATCTGTGTGCacacaaaataacataaacaagaTTCCAAAGTAAAGGTACGTCTTTGTTATTaataaagccaaaaaaaaacaaacaatttagAGTGTTTAATATAATGTGGATTGCATAGAAATATatcaaaaacttaaacttacaCCAAGCAACGTCTTGGCCTGAGATTCACATGAGAAATTATAACTTTCAGCATGCTcgcataaaaataatttttattatttttagatattccactcaaaatgttttattataaatcaaGTGAGCTGAGCTGGTGGGGATATAATCAAGGTAATCATATCTATTGAGCAATGCAATATTAATCTTTATTAttgtgaagaagaaatgaaCTTGAAGTGGAGGAGATTACCTGCATTTAGATTGTGAAGAAATGAATGAGCCCAACTTCCTTTCATCATTCTTATAGTCCAGAATCCAGATATAACTAAGCTGCATGCTTCAACAACTAGGGTTTCTTGTTTTTACTTGCATAAATCTCCTATGGTGTTCTAAAATCTCTACAAAACAGTAACAATACAATCATCCTTATCATTATTCAGAAATAAATCATCATGTAAACTGCACAATAAATATTCATCGTTTTCTTCCATGAAAATTTTCACAGGAAGGGCAAATTTCCCcccacaaaaataataacaagaaaGATCACACGAGTACTAAATCAACCGTAGATGGCACCTCCGGACCcagaattttgagaattttctctCGCTCAATTTTAGTTTTGGATAAGCCCATAACCCAGCATTCACCGTCGCCTAAATAAGGTGTTATTTCTAGAACAATTCTCATCTTCTCAAGCAGAATAGCATTTTTTAGCAGAAGTACGGCAAGGTCAAATTCAATTGGACAAGCAGAAAAACCACGTAGCTCCACTTTCTTGAGACACTGATGTTGACAATATTCTTTAAGAGGTATCTTCTTATGTTCTCTGTAATCTGCTCCTTCTATTATCTTTTGGCGCTTTATCCGGTCGTCCTCGCTGCAGGGAAGATGGAgctaaaaacaagaaagaagcaaaacaaaaattgtacATTAAAACCAAGTGAGACTGATTTCCAATGGCTAATAATCACTAATGGCATAGAGCATAAACCACTCACATAATATCTTTTCAACTCTTAGATAACAATAACATCACTAACAACTCTTTCCGTTCACTTGTCAAAATCTATTGCCTAGAAGAAACTAGTGAATGTGAATATATAAAGTATAGAAACCATCCTATATATACTTTCACTCCAAATTCTTGTTAATATCATACAAAACAATGGGTGGATAACTACGTTCtgaaaaaaattactcaaagCAAGTAGTAAACCAGGTTTGTTTTTTAAcctaaattttgtcaaacactagTTAAAATACTGGCAATCATTTCCACTCTCCAATCCCGAATCTTTCCAAAAAATTgaatgcaaaatgcatttgaAATTATACCATAAAAATATCTCGGTGACAAATCCTTCCTGACGTCTTAGAAACAATAGGTGATATTTgcgtttaaaaagaaaatctttcaAACAATGGTGTAAAGAAAAGTGTAAAAAATATCTCTGCCATGTTACCTATAAAAGGAATACTTCCATTAATCAGGTCACAAAACACCCAATATTTATCCAAGTCTAAAGACTGCTCCAACTAATATAttgtttgaaaacataaaatggaGCTTATGGCTTAAAAAGGGGTAaacaatcatacaaatcttagttTAATAacatatcaaaagaaaaaaaataaaaaaataaagagattgtacaaagttccaaggaaaaaaaagcCCAGTGCAgctcaacaatcaaataaaaatgtcCTTGATATAGAAGATAACTTACATCCATCTCCAGTTCAACCAATGATGGAGCCGCCTCCAAAAATGCAGAGGTCAGGTCCAGCAGAATTTTTCTAAATCTTACACCTAATAGCTTCAATTGCTTGAGTCTAGTAAATGTGGTTAAGTGCTTAGATATTAAATCAACCTGAAAGACAATGGAAAGAAATGATTAACTAGAGACATGATGTTCAAAAATGATGACAAAAAGTTCAACTAAAATTTTTGCTGTGGCAATACCTGGGCATATGGAGTGGACACTAATAAAGTCTCAACTAGAGGAAAGTCTTTTGCAAGTGTGCCAAGGACATACGCTATTTGAGTTCTAGGATCAGGCTGCAAAGTTCTACGATCAGACTGCAAAGTCACACATAGTCTAACAGGTTGTGCACTGTTCTTTAATAAGACCTGCCCAAACATCTTTGCGTCGTACTCAATTGATGCAACACTTACGGCATCATGAATTTCAACTCTTTCTAAAGGCTCGCAACGAAATATCCTCAAGTGTCTCAGCCTGAGAGACCGAAATCCACTAGATAATTTCAAACGAAATGGACAACGGCATTCGCTTATACTAAACCATTCTAAAGATGGGCAACTAGTCAAAATGTTATACACATTCTCTTGATTTAAACTTATCTTTTTCAATGAGAGGGATGAAAGGGAGTTCAAGCCATTGTAATTTTCTGGAATACTCAGGCTgcaaaaattcaaagacaaatgTTTTATCTTTGGCCGTTTCCCAGCTTGAGCAAATAGCCAATATGGAAATTTATAGAGGTCATGATACAAGTCTGACAAATGATCGTCTAACAGGTTGATGTCAAGCTTTTGAACTTGCATATCAATTGCAAATTGAATCCATCGATCAACGTCGCAACCATGATCACTACCCAACGGATACTCAACCCTGAAGGAATCTACGTTTTTGCCGACATAGAGTTCTAGAATATGATTGGCCCATCTAACAAATCTTCCCTTTTGCTTCTGTTTCCACTGAGTAGGCTGCCTTTTGAAATGGTCCAAGTATAAAAAATGTCCAAGCATGTTTTTGGCATCTAAGTCAAGATTAGAAGAGGTCCTCCAAATGTATCTCCATCTTTTTGAAAGGATACTAGTAGTGGCAGCTTCCCTCAATGAGATTAATGATATTATAGAAGAAAGAATGTCCACCGGCAATCTACCAGTCAGATCGGCCTCTAGGGCATTGTCAATCTGTGTGCacacaaaataacataaacaagaTTCCAAAGTAAAGGTACGTCTTTGTTGTTaataaagccaaaaaaaaaacaaacaatttagAGTGTTTAATATAATGTGGATTACATAGAAATATatctaaaacttaaacttacACCAAGCAACGTCTTGGCCTGAGATTGTGGCCACTTAAGTCTGGATTTTTGGTTTGTTGGCAACCGGTCCTCCATTATCTTGTCAATCTGATAATGAAGAGCAATGAAGCTCTCGATTAGCTGACATTATTATTATAGAGAAAGGTCTCACCTTTCATGAAATTGTTCCATAAAATTTAGTAAATTTGCATAATTATAAAAAGCTATGGCGACTTCGAATTCGAATTTCCCATGTTTCAAGTTTTCAATATCTGTCTCTATAAGAAACAAACAGGTGCAGcatataaaataatagatagatACCTCTGGCAcagaaaatccaaaacaaaacttGGGGATGCAATTATTGGGGCCCTCAGGCCGTATTTCCTCCTGTTCCCGCTTCATGATCATCCACTGCTCTCTGGCTAAAAACATTAGGGTTCAGTCAATGTTCTATACCAAACAGGacacaaattaaaatatatttagggaagaaaaaaaaaaatatatatatatatatatatatatatatatatatatatatatatataaaatcagccATCTTAAAATAGTTtattgaattttcaagtgtattaatataacttattaaattattaaagtgTGTCAAAGAGGCAACTTTTGTCCAAATATTCCTATGATACcgttattttcttaaaaattaaaataaaacattaataaaaaaaactgtatttttaaaaaataaataaagaaattttaaaaaactattaattttaaactaaaattttaaaaattttaattaaaaaaaaaaaaggaagaaaataggtGCCTCGCAGAAGGAATGGCACAatataatgttttaaaaattaaaaaagaagaagaaaatgggtggccggcaaaaaagaagaaaatgctcCCCACCTTTGGTTTACTTGAAACATGGGTGACAAGTAGAAGACAACTCAATTATCATATATCCAGAGACTACCCAAGTAGAACATTGTTTGATGTTACCGCATCAATGACATAAACAAGTATGGTGTCTTAATAAATGTTCGGGGTATTAGAGTGGCAGTGGCCCAGTGCTGGCTTGGTGGTGGTCTAACAATGGTCTGgctatttaaaaatcaaaaaatgatttacaaaatttaaaaatggaaatgattttttgaaactaaagaagcttttttgttaaaccgaaaatattttcagtttaactattattttcgatcgcactaaacaccgaaaaatatataaaatatatatatatatatatatatatatatatatatatatatatatatatatagaaaatatttgatgccaaaaaaaaaaagaaaaaagaaagaggaaccTTATTGCATAATtctcattaaatttttatcatatGTACTGAAATGTCAAACGTTAGGTTTAAGGCAAAAAATTTGTATTACTTTTAAATATAGTCTTAATTTATTATCAACAATAATTGGtgctttactttttatttttttgacatgtccacacaaagaGGGGGAAGGGGATttaaactagtgacctccgcttcatgaggggTGGTCCTCAGCTAATTGAGCTACCCATTGAGGACTATTGATGCTATACTTAATCCTAATAAATGTTCGGGATATTAGACTGGCAGTAGTCCGATGTTGGCTTCGTAGTGGTCTGACTGTTTGAGAAAaactcaaactcgaaaaatgatttacaaaatttaaaaatagaaattattttccaaaaatatttttggtttaactattattttcgatcgcaccaaacaccgaaaaatataaaatatatatatatatatatttcagaaaacatttgatgccaaaaaaaaaaaaaaggaaccttAGTGCATAATTCTCATTAAATTTTTGTCGTATGCATTTTTACCATGTTTTGGCAAGGTGTTAGCatgatttttggttttaatataaaattgaaaagtagAATTTTAAAGTCTCCTTAATGCTGGCCGACTTTATCGGGGTATTTTCATCAAAAATAtccaatttttcattaattgaaATCCAAGCTTATTTTGGAGTCTTACAACCCTAATTCTTGAGACTATTGCAAACAACCCTAACCCATTTAAACCCCCTTTAGTTGTGTGCCCCTAATAGACTCATTCTCTCAAAAGTTCTATATGATATAAGCCTGCCCGTACAAACTTTGGACTTCCAAATATTGCTTGGCCTATGCTTCCTGGGCCAATTATGATTGTGTTCCCTAAGTCCATTATATTATATCAAGACTAATGCTACATTCCACAAATATGTCACAAAGCCGAAGTAGCAAGtttgttttttaatacatttgtttatttcttgCATGTACACATCTCttatttgtatcattaatatTGGATTACCATCATTGATCATTCCTAATATGCTTAATAAAAAGTTTCTCACTTCAAACTGAATTTGTGAAAGAGTGaagttgaaataaataaattcagtgACCAAATTTAGGCCTC
This DNA window, taken from Alnus glutinosa chromosome 5, dhAlnGlut1.1, whole genome shotgun sequence, encodes the following:
- the LOC133868748 gene encoding F-box/FBD/LRR-repeat protein At1g16930-like isoform X3, whose protein sequence is MQIDNDPEADLTGRLPVDILSSIISLNSLREAATTSILSKRWRYIWRTSSNLDLDAKNMLGHFLYSDHFKRQPTLWKQKQKGRFVRWANHILELYVGKNVDSFKVEYPLGSDHGCDVDRWIQFAIDMQVQKLDINLLDDHLSDLYHELYKFPYWLFALAGKRPKIKHLSLNFCSLSIPENYNGLNSLSSLALKKTSLNQEDVDNILSSCPSLEWFSISECRCPFRLKLSSGCRFLRLRHLRIFRCEPLERVEIHDAIGIASIEYDAKMFGQVLLKNIAEPVRLCVTLQSNRRTLQSDRRTLQPDPRTQITYVLSTLAKDFPLVETLLVSTPFVQVDLIPKPLTTFTRLKQLKLLGVRFRKILLDLTSAFLEAAPSLVELEMDLDASDCNDLWTPLVARKNFI
- the LOC133868748 gene encoding F-box/FBD/LRR-repeat protein At1g51370-like isoform X1, which encodes MQIDNDPEADLTGRLPVDILSSIISLNSLREAATTSILSKRWRYIWRTSSNLDLDAKNMLGHFLYSDHFKRQPTLWKQKQKGRFVRWANHILELYVGKNVDSFKVEYPLGSDHGCDVDRWIQFAIDMQVQKLDINLLDDHLSDLYHELYKFPYWLFALAGKRPKIKHLSLNFCSLSIPENYNGLNSLSSLALKKTSLNQEDVDNILSSCPSLEWFSISECRCPFRLKLSSGCRFLRLRHLRIFRCEPLERVEIHDAIGIASIEYDAKMFGQVLLKNIAEPVRLCVTLQSNRRTLQSDRRTLQPDPRTQITYVLSTLAKDFPLVETLLVSTPFVQVDLIPKPLTTFTRLKQLKLLGVRFRKILLDLTSAFLEAAPSLVELEMDLHLPCSEEERIKRQKIIEGADYREHKKIPLKEYCQHQRLKKVELRGFYACPIEFDLAVLLLKNAILLEKMRIVLEITPYLGDGECCVMEISKTKIERERILKILGPEVPSTVNLVLE
- the LOC133868748 gene encoding F-box/FBD/LRR-repeat protein At1g16930-like isoform X2, which translates into the protein MQIDNDPEADLTGRLPVDILSSIISLNSLREAATTSILSKRWRYIWRTSSNLDLDAKNMLGHFLYSDHFKRQPTLWKQKQKGRFVRWANHILELYVGKNVDSFKVEYPLGSDHGCDVDRWIQFAIDMQVQKLDINLLDDHLSDLYHELYKFPYWLFALAGKRPKIKHLSLNFCSLSIPENYNGLNSLSSLALKKTSLNQEDVDNILSSCPSLEWFSISECRCPFRLKLSSGCRFLRLRHLRIFRCEPLERVEIHDAIGIASIEYDAKMFGQVLLKNIAEPVRLCVTLQSNRRTLQSDRRTLQPDPRTQITYVLSTLAKDFPLVETLLVSTPFVQVDLIPKPLTTFTRLKQLKLLGVRFRKILLDLTSAFLEAAPSLVELEMDVCSLMLLIVMICGRLWWREKISFSELEQDLYAFVCRWVRSSQSHPVQSSAPG
- the LOC133868747 gene encoding putative F-box/LRR-repeat protein At4g15060, with amino-acid sequence MKREQEEIRPEGPNNCIPKFCFGFSVPEIDKIMEDRLPTNQKSRLKWPQSQAKTLLGIDNALEADLTGRLPVDILSSIISLISLREAATTSILSKRWRYIWRTSSNLDLDAKNMLGHFLYLDHFKRQPTQWKQKQKGRFVRWANHILELYVGKNVDSFRVEYPLGSDHGCDVDRWIQFAIDMQVQKLDINLLDDHLSDLYHDLYKFPYWLFAQAGKRPKIKHLSLNFCSLSIPENYNGLNSLSSLSLKKISLNQENVYNILTSCPSLEWFSISECRCPFRLKLSSGFRSLRLRHLRIFRCEPLERVEIHDAVSVASIEYDAKMFGQVLLKNSAQPVRLCVTLQSDRRTLQPDPRTQIAYVLGTLAKDFPLVETLLVSTPYAQVDLISKHLTTFTRLKQLKLLGVRFRKILLDLTSAFLEAAPSLVELEMDLHLPCSEDDRIKRQKIIEGADYREHKKIPLKEYCQHQCLKKVELRGFSACPIEFDLAVLLLKNAILLEKMRIVLEITPYLGDGECWVMGLSKTKIEREKILKILGPEVPSTVDLVLV